A genomic window from Candidatus Woesearchaeota archaeon includes:
- the rpoB gene encoding DNA-directed RNA polymerase subunit B → MAQPETNGAEVYLNDKFVGTIENPVEFVDKVVSSRRKGALSSALNIRFDAQRNQVFIESDRGRVRRPLIVAKDGKSLLLEKHLQQLEKNEITFADLIKQGVIEYLDSLEEENTLIAFTEEELTKDHTHLEISPTIIFGICGGLVPFANHSPGARIAMGAKNQKQALGFYAANFPVRIDMDVNILHHPQRPIVKTIINDLTEYDKHPAGQNLVVAVMAYKGYNMEDAIVLNLGSVQRGLGRSTYFRPAIVEELRYAGGLTDSICVPDKEVKGYKSEHDYRFLEEDGIIYPEAPVAEGDVVIGKSSPPRFLSGMNEYSLASTTRRESSFSMKHGEEGIVDFVAITENEEGNKLVQVRIRDQRIPEIGDKFTSRHGQKGVVGLLVPHADMPCSASGIVPDILFTPHGIPSRMTVSHLIEMIGGKVGSLSGRYVDGTTFDAESEESLRTELLSMGFRENGTESMYHGETGERYPVRIFIGNMYYLKLKHMVANKIHSRARGPIQLLTRQPTEGRSKEGGLRLGEMEKDTFVAHGASLLLKERFDSDKTIVPVCEGCGTIAIYNEFKDQSVCPLCGDNVEVSDIELSYAFKLILDEFKSLGIYPRLKLKTKY, encoded by the coding sequence ATGGCTCAACCTGAAACCAACGGCGCTGAAGTGTACCTGAACGACAAATTTGTCGGGACTATTGAAAATCCCGTAGAATTCGTCGACAAAGTCGTTTCAAGCAGGCGAAAAGGCGCATTAAGCAGCGCGCTCAACATCAGGTTTGATGCCCAGCGCAATCAGGTATTTATCGAGAGCGACCGCGGCAGAGTTCGCAGGCCCCTGATTGTGGCAAAGGATGGTAAATCACTCCTCCTCGAAAAGCATTTGCAACAGCTCGAAAAAAACGAAATCACCTTTGCTGACCTCATCAAGCAGGGCGTCATTGAATACCTCGACTCGCTCGAGGAAGAAAATACGCTCATCGCCTTTACTGAAGAAGAACTTACTAAAGATCACACCCATCTTGAAATTTCTCCGACTATTATTTTCGGCATTTGCGGCGGCCTCGTGCCGTTTGCCAACCACTCGCCCGGTGCGCGTATTGCCATGGGCGCGAAAAACCAGAAACAGGCGCTCGGCTTTTACGCAGCGAATTTCCCCGTGCGCATCGACATGGATGTTAACATTCTCCACCACCCCCAGCGTCCGATTGTGAAAACCATCATTAATGATCTTACTGAATATGACAAGCACCCGGCTGGTCAAAATCTCGTCGTTGCAGTCATGGCCTATAAGGGATACAACATGGAAGACGCTATCGTCTTAAACCTTGGTTCAGTGCAGCGCGGCCTTGGCCGTTCCACTTATTTCCGGCCCGCGATTGTCGAGGAGCTGCGCTACGCCGGCGGACTCACTGACAGTATTTGCGTTCCTGACAAAGAAGTCAAGGGCTACAAGTCAGAGCACGATTACCGCTTCCTTGAAGAGGACGGCATTATCTATCCTGAAGCGCCAGTTGCTGAAGGCGATGTGGTGATTGGAAAAAGCTCTCCTCCACGCTTCTTGAGCGGCATGAACGAGTACAGCCTTGCCTCAACCACTCGCCGTGAAAGTTCCTTTTCAATGAAGCACGGCGAAGAGGGCATTGTTGATTTTGTCGCCATCACCGAAAACGAAGAGGGCAACAAGCTCGTGCAGGTGCGTATCAGAGACCAGCGCATTCCTGAAATCGGCGACAAATTTACATCACGCCACGGACAAAAAGGTGTTGTCGGTTTGCTCGTGCCCCACGCTGATATGCCCTGCTCTGCATCAGGCATTGTTCCTGATATCCTGTTCACCCCTCACGGTATTCCATCACGTATGACTGTTTCACACTTGATTGAAATGATCGGCGGCAAAGTCGGTTCACTCAGCGGCCGGTATGTCGACGGTACCACGTTTGACGCCGAGTCCGAAGAATCGCTGCGGACGGAACTCCTTTCTATGGGCTTCCGTGAAAACGGCACTGAAAGCATGTACCACGGAGAAACCGGAGAACGCTACCCCGTGCGTATTTTCATCGGCAACATGTACTACCTCAAACTCAAACACATGGTCGCAAACAAAATTCACTCGCGCGCACGCGGCCCCATCCAGCTCCTCACGCGCCAGCCCACTGAAGGGCGCTCAAAAGAAGGCGGCCTGCGATTGGGAGAAATGGAAAAGGACACCTTTGTTGCGCACGGCGCATCGCTGCTGCTCAAGGAGCGGTTTGATTCCGACAAAACCATTGTGCCGGTGTGCGAAGGCTGCGGCACCATTGCGATTTACAATGAATTCAAGGACCAGTCAGTGTGCCCGCTCTGCGGCGATAACGTCGAGGTGAGCGACATTGAACTGTCCTATGCTTTCAAGCTCATCCTTGACGAATTCAAGTCATTGGGAATTTATCCACGATTGAAACTCAAAACAAAATACTAA